One region of Mucilaginibacter sp. 14171R-50 genomic DNA includes:
- the mutL gene encoding DNA mismatch repair endonuclease MutL, with translation MPDIIQLLPDAVANQIAAGEVVQRPASAVKELIENAIDAGADKIQLILKDAGKSLIQVIDNGCGMSLTDARMCFERHATSKIRKAEDLFAIRTMGFRGEAMASIAAIAQVELKTRRHEDELGTCIIIEGSEVITQEACSANFGTSICIKNLFYNTPARRNFLKSNPVEMRHIIDEFQRVALANPQVFLTLHHDGQEVYHLPASALKQRIVHLFGNNYNQRLVPVEEETTIINLRGFVGKPEFARKTRGEQFFFVNNRFIKDAYLNHAVLTAFQELLPDETYPLYVLFIDIDPAKIDINVHPTKTEIKYQDEKSIYAIIRSAVKRSLGKYNITPTLDFDQENSIGHLITPKPFEEIVQPSIAFNPDFNPFANEKKASEREIPFLRDTNNHHTAIPRNWDTLYEISKKEDALQHQIHEEKSIPVNEQEITKSSEKQFFQVHNRFILSQIKSGFMLINQQAAHERILYERFLQQLQNHSGVSQQSLFPQSVTLNSSDFELLRELLPDIRALGFDIREFGRNTVVVEGIPADIRDASEHQMLEQLLEGFKNNLSILKLDKRDNLARSLARNAALKGGVKLSMEEMNQLVDQLFACQMPNLALNGKPVISTFTLTELAERFEK, from the coding sequence ATGCCAGATATAATTCAGCTTTTACCGGATGCCGTTGCCAACCAGATAGCCGCGGGCGAAGTGGTACAGCGCCCGGCATCAGCAGTAAAGGAATTGATAGAGAACGCGATAGATGCCGGTGCTGATAAGATCCAGCTGATATTAAAGGATGCGGGCAAATCACTGATACAGGTTATAGATAATGGCTGCGGTATGAGCCTTACAGACGCGCGCATGTGTTTTGAGCGCCATGCCACATCCAAGATACGCAAGGCCGAAGACCTTTTTGCCATACGTACCATGGGCTTCAGGGGCGAGGCTATGGCATCGATAGCGGCTATTGCCCAGGTAGAACTGAAAACGCGCCGCCATGAGGATGAATTGGGTACCTGTATCATCATTGAAGGCTCGGAAGTGATAACCCAGGAAGCTTGCTCGGCTAACTTCGGTACATCCATCTGTATCAAAAATCTTTTTTACAATACCCCTGCACGCCGTAACTTTTTAAAAAGTAACCCGGTTGAAATGCGCCATATTATCGACGAGTTTCAGCGTGTGGCGCTGGCAAACCCGCAGGTGTTTTTAACCCTGCACCACGATGGGCAGGAGGTGTACCACTTGCCGGCATCGGCCCTTAAACAGCGCATTGTGCACTTGTTTGGCAATAATTACAACCAGCGCCTGGTGCCGGTAGAAGAAGAAACCACTATTATAAACCTGCGTGGTTTTGTAGGCAAACCCGAGTTTGCACGTAAAACGCGTGGTGAGCAGTTCTTTTTTGTGAACAACCGTTTTATTAAAGATGCTTACCTGAACCATGCGGTGCTTACGGCGTTCCAGGAGTTGCTGCCCGACGAAACCTATCCGCTCTATGTACTTTTTATAGATATCGACCCGGCTAAAATTGATATCAACGTACACCCCACAAAAACCGAAATAAAGTACCAAGACGAGAAATCCATTTATGCCATTATCCGTTCGGCGGTAAAACGGTCGCTGGGGAAATATAATATTACCCCTACGCTTGATTTTGACCAGGAGAACAGCATCGGTCACCTGATAACGCCAAAACCCTTTGAGGAAATAGTGCAGCCAAGTATTGCGTTCAACCCGGATTTTAACCCCTTTGCCAACGAGAAAAAAGCAAGCGAACGCGAGATACCATTTTTGCGCGACACCAATAACCACCATACCGCTATACCCCGTAACTGGGATACCCTTTACGAGATAAGCAAGAAGGAAGATGCCCTGCAGCACCAGATACACGAGGAAAAAAGCATCCCGGTTAATGAGCAGGAAATTACAAAAAGCAGCGAGAAGCAATTCTTTCAGGTACATAACAGGTTTATCCTGTCGCAGATAAAATCAGGCTTTATGCTGATAAACCAGCAAGCGGCGCATGAGCGTATCTTGTACGAGCGTTTTTTGCAGCAACTGCAAAACCATAGCGGGGTTAGTCAGCAGAGTTTATTTCCGCAGTCGGTTACACTAAACAGCAGCGATTTTGAGTTATTGAGAGAACTGTTACCTGATATACGCGCGCTTGGGTTTGATATTCGCGAGTTTGGCCGCAATACCGTTGTGGTAGAAGGCATACCGGCAGATATACGTGATGCCAGCGAACACCAGATGCTTGAACAACTGCTGGAAGGGTTTAAAAACAACCTTTCGATTTTAAAGTTAGATAAGCGCGATAACCTTGCGCGATCGCTGGCACGTAACGCCGCGCTAAAAGGAGGCGTAAAGCTATCAATGGAAGAAATGAACCAACTGGTAGATCAGCTTTTTGCCTGCCAGATGCCAAACCTGGCGCTAAATGGCAAGCCTGTAATTAGTACCTTTACGCTTACCGAATTAGCAGAACGATTTGAAAAATAA
- a CDS encoding serine hydrolase, translating into MRKNRRNVCLLLLSGFVLFNSACAQNPPLSGKAYVKEELSVAQATVLLNNEKNLIPLQNLDNNKIASIRFSGIYGAGFDSLLNKYTRVDLINGLDYLSVKTLDNLSQDTKFYNTLIVQLSDAEVNNPQIIAFINDNQKIKNVIVSLIGNGNSLKKLNSISSPIVWSARVSQVAAYFDAQAIFGGIAITQRLTQTYTSKYIAHSGFLTAKTRLQYTVPEDAGINADNLKAIDDIASEAISSRATPGCVVLVAKDGKVIFNKAYGYHTYENAIPDRITDIFDVASMTKISATTMEAMQLYDAGKLNLDSTLGTYLPITRNTNKNTLTVREILLHQAGLIPDIQTFEVVKPTDHSTDSSAAFPTRVNDNYYLRKNYFDEVMLPSALRSAVKTRGQYVYSDVSMIFMQQIAETITATPLNKYVQDKLYNPLGMQTAGFLPLYRFPADRIPPTEDDKKDRKTLIDGYVHDPTAALMGGVAGHAGLFASANDIAILYQMTLNRGTYGGVQYIKPETVDLWTSKQSAVSRRGLGFDRWDPIADRHYPSKLASDQAYGHTGFTGTAVWVDPKYNLVYVFLSNRVHPNVGNKLGSLNIRPRIQDAVYEAIQKGM; encoded by the coding sequence ATGAGAAAAAATAGGCGGAATGTTTGCCTGCTGCTACTATCCGGGTTTGTACTTTTTAACAGCGCTTGTGCGCAAAACCCGCCGCTTAGCGGTAAAGCCTATGTAAAAGAAGAGCTATCGGTTGCGCAGGCCACCGTCTTGCTCAACAACGAAAAAAACCTTATTCCGCTGCAAAATCTGGATAATAATAAAATAGCAAGCATACGTTTTTCGGGCATCTACGGGGCTGGTTTTGATAGTTTGTTAAATAAATATACCCGGGTCGACCTGATCAACGGCCTGGATTATTTAAGCGTAAAAACACTTGATAACCTTTCGCAGGATACCAAATTTTATAACACACTTATCGTTCAGCTTAGTGATGCGGAGGTTAACAATCCGCAGATCATCGCATTTATTAACGATAACCAAAAAATAAAGAACGTTATCGTATCCCTTATCGGGAACGGTAACTCGCTGAAAAAATTAAATAGTATCAGCTCGCCGATCGTTTGGTCGGCACGGGTATCACAGGTAGCGGCTTATTTTGATGCGCAGGCTATTTTCGGAGGTATTGCCATTACCCAGCGCTTAACCCAAACATACACCTCAAAATACATAGCCCATTCGGGCTTCTTAACAGCTAAAACCCGACTGCAATATACCGTGCCCGAAGATGCCGGTATTAACGCGGATAACCTGAAAGCCATAGATGATATTGCCAGCGAAGCCATCAGTAGCCGTGCAACCCCCGGTTGTGTGGTGTTGGTAGCTAAAGATGGCAAAGTGATATTTAACAAGGCTTATGGCTATCATACCTACGAGAATGCCATCCCCGACAGGATAACCGATATTTTTGATGTAGCATCTATGACAAAAATATCGGCAACCACTATGGAGGCGATGCAGCTTTACGATGCCGGTAAACTCAATCTCGATTCAACCCTTGGTACATACCTGCCCATAACGCGCAACACCAACAAAAACACTTTAACCGTACGCGAGATATTGCTGCACCAGGCAGGGTTGATTCCGGATATCCAAACATTTGAGGTGGTGAAGCCTACCGACCACAGTACCGACTCTTCGGCCGCTTTCCCTACCAGGGTGAACGACAATTACTACCTGCGCAAAAATTATTTTGATGAAGTAATGCTGCCGTCGGCTTTACGCTCGGCGGTAAAAACGCGTGGCCAGTATGTTTACAGCGATGTAAGCATGATATTTATGCAGCAAATAGCAGAAACCATTACCGCTACACCTCTGAATAAATACGTGCAGGATAAACTTTACAACCCGCTTGGAATGCAAACAGCGGGTTTTTTACCGCTTTACCGCTTCCCTGCCGACCGCATCCCACCAACAGAGGATGATAAAAAAGATAGGAAGACACTAATAGACGGGTATGTGCACGACCCTACCGCAGCCCTGATGGGAGGCGTTGCCGGGCATGCGGGTTTATTTGCCAGCGCCAATGATATTGCCATACTTTACCAAATGACGCTTAACCGTGGCACTTATGGCGGGGTTCAGTACATAAAACCGGAAACGGTAGACTTATGGACGTCCAAACAATCGGCAGTAAGTCGCCGCGGGCTGGGTTTCGACCGTTGGGACCCCATAGCCGACAGGCATTATCCATCCAAACTGGCTTCAGACCAAGCATATGGCCACACCGGCTTCACAGGCACCGCAGTGTGGGTCGATCCCAAGTACAACCTGGTTTATGTGTTCCTGTCAAACCGTGTTCACCCCAACGTAGGCAATAAGCTGGGCAGCCTTAACATTCGCCCACGCATACAGGATGCTGTTTACGAGGCGATACAGAAGGGGATGTAA
- a CDS encoding rhomboid family intramembrane serine protease, whose product MQSPFANMPPVVKNLLIINIIFFIATYALGRLVNLDQLLAVYYPNSPLFRPWQVITYMFMHGGFSHIFFNMFALVMFGPMLEYTLGSKKFFNYYFITGIGGFVLYMVVQAMQVYAIAGAVTIPHPELESSYFMFGGGQEQAQALYNLYHIPMLGASGAVFGILVGFGMLFPNMEMLIMFIPIPVKAKYVVIGYVAIELFSGVGRFAGDNVAHFAHLGGALFGFLLIKIWKIRRPNNFY is encoded by the coding sequence ATGCAGTCACCTTTTGCCAATATGCCCCCGGTTGTTAAAAACCTGTTGATCATAAATATTATATTTTTTATTGCCACATATGCGTTAGGAAGACTGGTGAACCTTGACCAGTTGCTTGCTGTTTATTACCCTAATTCACCATTATTCCGTCCGTGGCAGGTAATTACTTATATGTTTATGCATGGCGGGTTCTCGCATATATTTTTCAATATGTTCGCGCTGGTTATGTTTGGGCCAATGCTTGAGTATACTTTAGGCTCTAAAAAGTTCTTCAATTACTATTTTATAACCGGTATAGGCGGTTTTGTATTGTATATGGTAGTGCAGGCTATGCAGGTTTATGCAATAGCCGGAGCTGTTACCATACCGCACCCCGAACTGGAAAGCTCATATTTTATGTTTGGCGGCGGGCAAGAGCAGGCGCAAGCCCTTTATAATTTATATCACATACCCATGTTAGGGGCATCGGGCGCTGTATTCGGCATTTTAGTTGGTTTCGGCATGCTTTTTCCAAATATGGAAATGCTGATCATGTTCATCCCTATACCCGTTAAGGCAAAGTATGTTGTTATTGGTTATGTTGCCATTGAATTATTCTCCGGTGTAGGCCGTTTTGCCGGCGATAATGTAGCACACTTCGCCCATCTTGGCGGCGCGTTGTTTGGCTTTTTGCTGATAAAAATTTGGAAGATAAGGCGCCCCAACAATTTTTATTAA
- the serS gene encoding serine--tRNA ligase: MLQVSYIRDNREQVLERLAVKNFKQPELVDEIIRLDNERLAAQRESEESKAAANQGAKQIGELMRAGKKAEAEQLKANTGNAKENIKKLDEQLATIEESLYQKIILLPNLPHASVPKGLTPEENEVVLESGNKPVLPDNALPHWELAAKYDLIDFELGVKITGAGFPVYKNKGAKLQRALINFFIDEAEKAGYSEVSLPLMVNEASGFGTGQLPDKEGQMYFVGLDNLYLIPTAEVPITNLYRDVILKGEELPVKNCGHTPCFRREAGSYGAHVRGLNRLHQFDKVEIVQVVRPDESYQVLEDMSAHVQGLLQKLGLPYRVLRLCGGDMGFASALTYDMETWSAAQQRWLEVSSVSNFETFQSNRLKLRFRNAEGKTQLAHTLNGSALALPRIVATLLENNQTDKGIKVPEVLVPYTKFEWID; this comes from the coding sequence ATGCTGCAAGTTAGTTATATCCGCGATAACAGGGAACAGGTTTTAGAGCGTTTGGCTGTAAAAAATTTTAAACAGCCCGAATTGGTTGATGAAATTATCCGTTTGGATAATGAACGGCTGGCAGCGCAGCGCGAAAGTGAAGAATCCAAAGCGGCAGCAAATCAGGGTGCCAAACAAATTGGCGAACTGATGCGCGCGGGTAAAAAAGCGGAAGCGGAACAACTTAAGGCCAACACCGGCAACGCCAAGGAGAATATCAAAAAATTAGATGAGCAGCTTGCCACTATTGAAGAAAGCCTGTATCAAAAAATTATTTTATTGCCCAATTTGCCGCATGCGTCTGTGCCTAAAGGTCTCACGCCCGAAGAGAACGAAGTAGTGCTTGAAAGCGGCAACAAACCCGTGCTACCTGACAATGCCCTGCCGCACTGGGAACTTGCTGCTAAATATGATCTGATAGATTTTGAGCTGGGTGTTAAAATAACCGGCGCGGGATTCCCGGTGTACAAAAATAAGGGCGCCAAATTACAGCGCGCGCTGATCAACTTTTTTATTGACGAAGCTGAAAAAGCCGGGTATAGCGAAGTGAGCTTGCCACTGATGGTGAACGAAGCATCAGGTTTTGGCACCGGGCAATTGCCGGATAAAGAAGGGCAAATGTATTTTGTGGGCTTGGATAATTTGTACCTGATCCCTACCGCCGAAGTGCCAATAACCAACTTATACCGCGACGTAATTTTAAAGGGCGAAGAATTGCCCGTTAAAAATTGCGGACATACGCCATGCTTCCGCCGTGAGGCGGGCTCGTATGGAGCACATGTACGTGGCCTTAACCGCCTGCACCAGTTTGATAAAGTAGAAATAGTACAAGTTGTGCGCCCGGATGAATCGTACCAAGTACTGGAGGATATGAGCGCCCACGTGCAGGGTTTGCTGCAAAAGCTTGGCTTGCCATACCGTGTATTGCGCCTTTGCGGCGGCGATATGGGTTTTGCATCGGCCCTTACCTATGATATGGAAACCTGGAGCGCGGCGCAGCAACGCTGGCTGGAAGTATCGTCTGTTTCAAACTTCGAGACGTTCCAAAGCAACAGGCTAAAACTACGTTTCCGTAATGCCGAGGGTAAAACCCAATTAGCCCACACCCTTAACGGAAGCGCCCTGGCCCTGCCGCGTATTGTGGCTACTTTATTAGAGAACAATCAAACAGACAAAGGCATTAAAGTGCCCGAGGTGCTGGTACCTTATACAAAGTTTGAGTGGATAGATTAA
- a CDS encoding amidohydrolase: protein MKKLWPVLLLLMAACKQKEYNADLLVKNALVYTVDSTFSTANAFVVSSGKIVAVGDIDTIEKKYMARQVVDAGGKAVYPGFIDAHAHFYEYGLGLQDVKLVGLKSWQAILDTVNNYARHNTEGWIIGNGWDQNIWVNKAFPNKAKLDSLFPVRPVLLSRIDGHAAIANQAALNIAGIKPGQKIIGGTIETVNGKLTGMLIDNAVGIVTRKIPAPTEQITQAALLDAQQNCFAVGLTTVDDCGLPYTMVSTIAALQHKGALKMRMYVMLADQPENYDYLFKRGAYKTPGLNVRAFKVYADGALGSRGACLLKPYADSAKWNGFLLSTKAHFEEVAKKIAAHGFQMATHAIGDSANRVMLKIYAENLKGKNDKRWRIEHAQIVSPEDVKLFGENNIIPSVQPTHATSDMVWAAKRLGNQRLKTSGYIYKTLLKQNGWMPLGTDFPVENINPMYTFYAATERKDLKGLPPNGFQTDNALSRAEALRGITLWAAKANFEEHEKGSIEVGKYADFVILDQDIMKVKGSELPNVKVLKTYINGVKVYEKK from the coding sequence ATGAAGAAACTATGGCCTGTGCTGCTTTTGCTGATGGCGGCATGCAAACAAAAAGAATACAACGCCGACCTGCTTGTAAAAAACGCTCTTGTATACACCGTAGACAGCACCTTTAGCACCGCCAATGCCTTTGTAGTAAGCAGTGGTAAAATAGTAGCAGTGGGGGATATCGACACCATCGAAAAAAAATACATGGCCCGGCAGGTTGTTGATGCGGGTGGCAAGGCGGTATATCCTGGTTTTATTGACGCGCACGCTCATTTTTACGAGTACGGTTTAGGCCTGCAGGATGTAAAACTCGTTGGTCTTAAAAGTTGGCAGGCTATATTAGATACGGTAAACAATTACGCGCGGCACAACACTGAGGGCTGGATAATTGGTAATGGCTGGGACCAAAATATCTGGGTTAACAAAGCCTTCCCTAACAAAGCAAAACTCGATTCGCTGTTCCCGGTACGGCCGGTATTGTTAAGCCGTATTGACGGGCACGCTGCCATTGCCAACCAGGCGGCATTAAATATAGCAGGTATTAAACCCGGCCAAAAAATTATTGGCGGCACTATTGAAACCGTGAACGGCAAGCTTACCGGCATGCTGATAGATAACGCTGTAGGCATTGTTACCCGGAAGATACCTGCACCAACCGAACAGATAACCCAGGCCGCGTTACTGGACGCGCAGCAAAACTGTTTTGCCGTTGGCTTAACCACGGTTGACGATTGCGGCCTGCCTTATACCATGGTGAGCACCATAGCCGCCCTGCAGCACAAAGGCGCGCTAAAGATGCGCATGTATGTAATGCTTGCCGATCAGCCCGAAAATTATGACTACCTGTTTAAACGTGGCGCATATAAAACTCCCGGCCTTAACGTACGCGCGTTTAAAGTTTATGCCGATGGTGCATTAGGCTCAAGGGGCGCCTGTTTGTTAAAACCCTATGCCGACTCAGCAAAATGGAACGGCTTTTTACTAAGCACTAAAGCACATTTTGAAGAAGTTGCCAAAAAGATAGCAGCGCATGGCTTCCAGATGGCTACACATGCTATCGGCGACTCGGCCAACCGCGTTATGCTAAAAATATACGCCGAAAACTTGAAGGGTAAAAATGATAAACGCTGGCGGATAGAGCACGCGCAGATCGTATCGCCCGAGGATGTTAAACTTTTCGGCGAAAATAATATCATCCCCTCGGTGCAGCCTACGCATGCCACATCTGATATGGTATGGGCGGCAAAACGCCTTGGTAACCAGCGGTTGAAAACCAGCGGTTATATTTATAAGACATTATTAAAACAAAACGGATGGATGCCTTTAGGTACCGATTTCCCGGTTGAAAACATAAACCCCATGTATACGTTTTATGCAGCAACCGAGCGTAAGGACCTTAAAGGCTTACCGCCAAACGGTTTTCAAACGGATAATGCCCTTAGCCGGGCAGAAGCCCTCAGAGGTATTACCCTATGGGCGGCTAAGGCAAATTTCGAGGAACATGAGAAGGGCAGTATCGAAGTTGGCAAATACGCTGATTTTGTGATACTTGATCAGGATATCATGAAGGTAAAAGGCAGTGAGCTGCCAAATGTTAAAGTATTAAAAACGTATATAAATGGTGTTAAGGTTTATGAGAAAAAATAG